In Paenibacillus guangzhouensis, a single window of DNA contains:
- a CDS encoding non-ribosomal peptide synthetase module, with translation MGQRLATEYVKASLQLTEAEMSKFVHSFEEQHIHSYVLVLDNGNQEVVLEDGAGEEIRLPFQRKATTYVCETSCRLVKPKLTNAMRQALAAFKGNAIVNRIYRGYTMEYKYDQGKVSRIVEHVDGQDRLIFEYKDTLGQLQQLFNQCQVEAQIEGIQERINSLLDARNRAKNLEQIAQIDAKLSSYTQQLFVLEA, from the coding sequence ATGGGTCAACGGCTCGCAACAGAGTATGTGAAAGCCAGTTTACAGTTAACGGAAGCAGAGATGTCCAAGTTTGTGCATAGTTTTGAAGAGCAGCATATTCATTCGTATGTGCTTGTGCTCGATAACGGCAATCAAGAAGTTGTTCTTGAGGATGGTGCAGGGGAGGAGATTCGGTTACCGTTTCAACGGAAGGCGACGACGTATGTATGTGAAACGTCCTGCCGTCTGGTTAAACCGAAGTTGACCAATGCGATGCGTCAAGCGCTAGCAGCGTTTAAAGGAAACGCGATCGTGAATCGAATTTACAGAGGCTACACGATGGAATACAAGTATGATCAAGGGAAAGTATCTCGAATCGTTGAGCATGTTGATGGTCAAGATCGACTCATTTTCGAGTATAAAGATACACTTGGTCAATTGCAGCAGTTATTTAATCAGTGTCAAGTGGAGGCTCAGATCGAAGGGATTCAAGAGCGGATCAATTCATTGCTGGATGCAAGGAATCGTGCGAAGAACCTTGAGCAGATCGCCCAAATTGACGCGAAGCTTAGCAGCTATACGCAGCAATTATTTGTACTTGAAGCGTGA
- the lonB gene encoding ATP-dependent protease LonB produces MDFSMALMFIQVFFAIIIGLYFWNLLRSQKTNRTAVDRESRKEMDKLRKMRSISLTKPLAEKTRPTTMRDIVGQKDGLRALTAALCSANPQHVIIYGPPGVGKTAAARVVLEEAKKNTNSPFMSDAKFTEIDATTARFDERGIADPLIGSVHDPIYQGAGAMGVAGIPQPKPGAVTKAHGGILFIDEIGELHPIQMNKLLKVLEDRKVFLESAYYNSEDTNIPVYIHDIFQNGLPADFRLVGATTRSPQEISPALRSRCMEIFFRPLLADEIRVIASDAVRKIGFEPCPEAVEVVSRYATNGREAVNVIQLAAGLAMAEKRNSITAADVEWVVNSSQIPPRPDRKIPQAPSIGFVNGLAVYGPNMGTLLEIEVTAIRTKQGQGKVNITGVVDEEELGGGSRTLRRKSMAKGSIENVLTVLRTIGLDPYSFDLHVNFPGGTPIDGPSAGIAMATAIASAMNHVPIDNKLAMTGEVSIHGKVKPIGGVIAKVEAAFQAGATTVIIPRENWQEIFSGLNGLKVIPVDTIQEVFQHVFGEAVQEVLLEIPQDKDLFISPPATSFLQAKSVDDVRSTESGGA; encoded by the coding sequence ATGGATTTCAGTATGGCGTTAATGTTCATTCAAGTATTTTTTGCGATTATTATCGGCCTTTATTTCTGGAACTTGTTAAGATCGCAAAAAACGAATCGGACGGCGGTGGATCGCGAATCTAGGAAGGAAATGGATAAACTGCGTAAAATGCGCTCGATTTCCTTAACGAAACCGCTCGCGGAGAAGACAAGACCGACGACGATGCGGGATATTGTAGGACAGAAGGACGGATTGCGGGCATTGACGGCTGCGCTGTGCAGTGCGAATCCGCAGCACGTTATTATATACGGACCACCGGGTGTCGGGAAGACGGCTGCCGCGCGCGTTGTCCTCGAAGAAGCGAAGAAGAACACGAACTCGCCGTTCATGTCTGATGCGAAGTTTACAGAGATTGATGCAACAACGGCGCGATTCGATGAGCGGGGGATTGCGGACCCGTTGATCGGCTCTGTGCATGATCCGATTTATCAAGGCGCGGGCGCCATGGGTGTTGCCGGAATTCCGCAGCCCAAACCAGGTGCGGTGACCAAGGCGCATGGCGGAATCTTGTTTATTGACGAGATTGGGGAATTGCATCCGATTCAGATGAATAAGCTGTTAAAAGTATTAGAAGATCGTAAAGTGTTCCTTGAGAGTGCCTATTATAATTCCGAGGATACGAATATTCCTGTGTATATTCATGATATTTTCCAAAATGGCTTGCCAGCAGATTTCCGTCTGGTCGGGGCTACGACGCGTTCGCCACAAGAAATATCGCCCGCGCTTCGTTCTCGCTGCATGGAGATTTTCTTCCGTCCATTGCTGGCGGATGAAATTCGCGTGATTGCCTCGGACGCCGTGCGCAAAATAGGCTTCGAACCGTGCCCTGAAGCGGTAGAAGTGGTATCGCGCTATGCGACAAATGGCCGGGAGGCTGTGAATGTGATCCAGCTGGCAGCAGGTCTTGCGATGGCTGAGAAACGCAATAGCATCACCGCTGCGGATGTGGAGTGGGTCGTGAACAGCAGTCAAATTCCGCCGCGTCCGGATCGCAAAATTCCGCAAGCGCCTAGTATCGGCTTCGTCAATGGTCTTGCTGTCTATGGACCGAATATGGGAACACTGCTCGAAATTGAAGTAACGGCGATTCGAACGAAGCAGGGTCAAGGTAAAGTGAATATTACGGGCGTCGTAGATGAAGAAGAATTGGGCGGCGGCTCTCGTACATTGCGCCGGAAGAGTATGGCGAAGGGATCGATTGAGAACGTCCTTACGGTGCTTCGGACCATTGGCCTGGATCCATACAGCTTTGATCTGCATGTGAACTTCCCAGGAGGGACGCCAATCGATGGTCCTTCAGCGGGGATTGCTATGGCGACAGCGATTGCGTCGGCCATGAACCATGTGCCGATTGATAATAAGCTTGCAATGACTGGTGAAGTGAGTATTCATGGGAAAGTGAAGCCTATTGGCGGGGTCATTGCCAAGGTCGAGGCGGCATTTCAAGCGGGGGCAACAACCGTCATTATCCCGCGCGAGAATTGGCAGGAGATTTTCTCTGGCTTGAACGGTCTGAAGGTTATTCCTGTTGACACGATCCAAGAGGTGTTCCAGCATGTCTTCGGTGAAGCGGTGCAAGAAGTGCTGTTAGAGATTCCACAGGATAAGGACCTGTTCATTTCACCACCGGCGACATCGTTCTTGCAGGCGAAATCGGTGGATGACGTTCGTTCGACCGAGTCTGGCGGGGCATAA
- a CDS encoding alanine/glycine:cation symporter family protein gives MIAFVEWIHEQIVLLNDFVWTYILIAVLIALGVYFSIRSRFVQVTAVRETLRLLVEKEPGDAEGKKGVSSFQAFCISTASRVGTGNLAGVAIAISLGGPGAVFWMWVMAIFGAASGFIESTLAQIFKERDGSTFRGGPAYYMEKALNARWLGIIFAILITFSFGFVFNAVQVNTMSSAFQGSFGWDPLWIGIVLAIMLAMTIFGGVKRIGQVSSIIVPIMATGYILLALFVIIMNFTAIPSVFALIIEHAFGWKEAAAGGLGTAIMMGIKRGLFSNEAGMGSAPNAAATASVSHPVKQGMIQSLGVFVDTLLVCSATAFIILFSGVHTSGTYDGIQLTQQALASQVGSWANGFIGLAIFLFAFSSLIGNYYYGQSNIEFISGKGRNTRVWMFIYRLIVLAMVILGSVAKVSLVWDMADLFMGFMALINLVVIALIGKYALAALKDYREQRKQGLDPVFTADRISGLKHADCWEVKSN, from the coding sequence ATGATAGCTTTCGTGGAGTGGATTCATGAGCAAATCGTATTATTAAATGATTTCGTATGGACTTATATTCTAATCGCGGTCCTGATCGCATTAGGAGTATACTTCTCGATTCGTTCTCGGTTCGTGCAAGTGACGGCGGTTCGTGAGACGTTGAGATTATTGGTGGAGAAGGAGCCGGGTGATGCCGAAGGTAAAAAGGGCGTTTCTTCCTTCCAAGCTTTTTGTATAAGCACAGCGTCGCGTGTGGGAACAGGGAATCTTGCGGGTGTCGCGATTGCCATTTCGCTCGGTGGACCCGGAGCGGTATTCTGGATGTGGGTCATGGCGATTTTCGGCGCGGCATCTGGCTTTATCGAATCAACGTTAGCGCAAATCTTCAAAGAACGAGATGGGTCGACCTTCCGGGGCGGACCAGCTTATTATATGGAAAAAGCGTTGAATGCGCGATGGTTAGGCATTATTTTCGCGATATTGATCACATTTAGCTTCGGGTTCGTATTCAATGCGGTGCAAGTCAATACGATGAGCTCAGCTTTTCAAGGGTCCTTCGGATGGGACCCGTTATGGATCGGAATTGTGCTCGCGATTATGCTCGCGATGACAATCTTCGGCGGTGTGAAGCGAATTGGACAAGTTAGCTCCATCATTGTGCCTATTATGGCCACAGGATACATCTTATTAGCGCTGTTCGTTATTATCATGAATTTCACAGCCATTCCAAGTGTGTTCGCATTAATTATTGAGCATGCATTTGGTTGGAAAGAAGCGGCTGCTGGGGGTCTTGGTACAGCAATTATGATGGGGATCAAGCGCGGACTATTCTCCAATGAAGCTGGGATGGGGAGTGCGCCGAATGCGGCGGCAACCGCTAGTGTAAGTCATCCGGTGAAGCAAGGAATGATTCAATCGCTGGGTGTATTCGTAGATACACTTCTCGTATGCAGTGCGACGGCATTCATTATTCTATTCTCCGGTGTTCATACAAGCGGCACCTATGACGGAATTCAACTGACGCAGCAAGCGTTAGCTTCACAAGTCGGCAGTTGGGCCAATGGGTTCATAGGTCTTGCGATCTTCTTGTTCGCCTTCAGCTCCTTGATCGGGAACTATTATTACGGTCAGAGCAATATTGAGTTTATTAGCGGCAAAGGTCGCAACACTCGCGTCTGGATGTTCATCTACCGGTTGATTGTACTCGCGATGGTGATCCTCGGATCGGTTGCGAAGGTCTCTCTAGTATGGGATATGGCGGATCTGTTCATGGGCTTTATGGCGCTCATAAACTTGGTTGTTATTGCACTGATCGGCAAATATGCTTTGGCGGCTCTTAAGGATTATCGCGAACAACGGAAGCAGGGGCTGGATCCCGTCTTTACGGCGGATCGCATCTCTGGGCTGAAGCATGCGGACTGCTGGGAAGTTAAAAGCAATTAA
- the hemA gene encoding glutamyl-tRNA reductase, with the protein MHILAVGLNYRTAPVEVRERFAIAEQALPEALQQLKATKSVLECVIVATCNRTEIYVVVDRLHMCGHFIRSFMEKWFQIPRQEFTNYLYIYEDDRALHHLFQVTSGLDSMVIGETQILGQMKEAFLLAQEYGATGTWFNMLFKQAITMAKRAHAETTIGEAAVSVSYAAVELGKRIFGQFTKKKVLILGAGKMSELTVKHLYANGADEVIVANRTLARAEQLASKFNGRACSIQGGISLLHEVDIVISSTGADGYVLDAKQVQESMKKRKNRPIFMIDIAVPRDLDPAIGSVPNVFLYDIDDLEGIVESNLELRRKEATKIEAMIAKEIEAFRHWLKTLGVSPVIYALQQKSAQIHQDTMESLFKKLPDLDERQAKVIRKLTKSIVNQMLHDPILRIKEMAVEKNGDEAIEMFTQIFALEEQMEKAEAEEQRQNKAHEHKQPSSPEMRMNERSSAGSKSGFAWATVTE; encoded by the coding sequence ATGCACATTTTAGCGGTCGGACTCAATTATCGGACGGCCCCGGTCGAAGTGAGGGAGCGGTTCGCAATTGCCGAGCAAGCTTTACCAGAGGCGTTACAACAACTGAAGGCAACGAAAAGCGTACTAGAATGTGTGATTGTTGCGACTTGCAATCGGACGGAAATTTACGTTGTTGTTGATCGTCTGCACATGTGCGGACATTTTATACGCAGTTTTATGGAGAAATGGTTCCAGATTCCTCGTCAAGAATTTACAAATTATTTATATATTTACGAAGATGATCGTGCTCTTCATCATTTATTCCAAGTTACAAGCGGACTGGATTCCATGGTCATCGGGGAGACGCAGATCTTAGGGCAGATGAAAGAAGCATTCCTGCTCGCACAAGAGTACGGTGCAACGGGAACATGGTTCAACATGCTCTTTAAGCAAGCCATTACGATGGCCAAACGTGCTCATGCGGAGACGACGATTGGCGAAGCGGCGGTATCGGTTAGTTATGCAGCTGTTGAGCTCGGTAAGCGAATCTTTGGTCAATTCACGAAGAAGAAGGTCTTGATCCTCGGGGCTGGTAAAATGAGCGAGTTAACCGTGAAGCATTTGTATGCGAACGGAGCGGACGAAGTGATCGTTGCGAACCGTACGTTAGCGCGAGCGGAACAGCTGGCATCGAAGTTCAATGGACGGGCTTGTTCGATTCAAGGCGGTATATCATTGCTGCATGAGGTGGATATCGTTATTAGCTCTACAGGGGCTGACGGCTACGTGCTGGATGCGAAGCAAGTGCAGGAGAGCATGAAGAAGCGGAAGAATCGACCGATTTTTATGATCGATATTGCGGTGCCGCGCGACTTGGACCCAGCGATTGGTTCGGTACCGAATGTGTTCTTGTATGATATTGATGATCTTGAGGGGATTGTTGAGAGTAATCTTGAGCTTCGCCGCAAGGAAGCGACGAAGATTGAAGCGATGATCGCGAAGGAGATCGAAGCGTTCCGCCATTGGCTGAAGACGCTCGGCGTGAGCCCTGTCATCTATGCCTTGCAGCAGAAGTCGGCGCAGATCCATCAAGACACGATGGAGAGTCTGTTCAAGAAACTGCCTGATCTGGATGAGCGGCAAGCGAAGGTCATTCGAAAATTAACGAAGAGTATTGTTAATCAAATGCTGCATGATCCGATTCTGCGAATCAAAGAAATGGCTGTTGAGAAGAACGGCGACGAGGCCATCGAGATGTTCACGCAAATTTTCGCGCTCGAGGAGCAGATGGAGAAGGCGGAAGCAGAAGAGCAGCGTCAGAACAAGGCACATGAGCATAAGCAACCATCATCACCCGAGATGAGAATGAACGAGAGATCGTCTGCCGGATCGAAATCTGGATTTGCATGGGCGACCGTAACGGAGTAG
- the speD gene encoding adenosylmethionine decarboxylase — translation MEYSTFGRHVAVDTWGVDFELLNNAEFLQAQMVEAAEASGATVLSVQAKQFEPQGATVLVMLSESHLSIHTYPERGFAAIDCYTCGETVDPQVAIDYLVSVLKPDKTYAKKLVRGIGELQVENPVMKQEQFA, via the coding sequence ATGGAATATTCAACTTTCGGAAGACACGTTGCAGTTGACACTTGGGGTGTTGATTTTGAACTCCTAAACAATGCTGAATTTTTGCAAGCTCAAATGGTAGAGGCGGCTGAAGCTAGCGGTGCAACCGTACTGTCTGTTCAAGCCAAACAATTCGAACCACAAGGTGCAACGGTATTAGTAATGTTATCTGAGAGTCATCTCTCGATTCACACGTATCCTGAAAGAGGTTTTGCTGCAATTGATTGTTATACCTGCGGCGAGACAGTAGACCCGCAAGTTGCAATTGACTACCTGGTATCCGTACTTAAACCGGATAAAACGTATGCGAAGAAATTGGTTCGCGGTATCGGGGAGCTTCAAGTTGAGAACCCTGTGATGAAGCAAGAGCAATTCGCATAG
- the lon gene encoding endopeptidase La: MGLTKAKGRRIPLLPLRGLLVYPSMVLHLDVGRDKSVKALERAMVDDNMILLCSQSDVNIEDPGQDDIYSIGTIAKVKHMLKLPNGTIRVLIEGVIRAEILQYVDNEEYFEVQVQELPEQELSDAETDALMRTVLSQFEYYINLSKKVTPETLAAVTDIEEPGRLADVITSHLSLKMKDKQEILETIDVTERLEKLLDILNNEREVLELERKISQRVKKQMEKTQKEYYLREQMKAIQKELGEKEGRLGEVEELRAKLADLNAPESVQEKINKEIDRLEKTPASSAEGGVIRNYVDWLLSLPWSHKTDDHLDIQEAERILNEDHYGLDKPKERVLEYLAVQQLVKRLKGPILCLVGPPGVGKTSLARSIARSLGRQFVRISLGGVRDEAEIRGHRRTYVGAMPGRIIQGMKTAGSMNPVFLLDEIDKMASDFRGDPSAALLEVLDPEQNSTFSDHFVELPFDLSNVMFVTTANAVHNIPRPLLDRMEMLYIPGYTELEKQQIATQYLVPKQTKEHGLQPEQIEIEDAALLKVIREYTRESGVRNLEQQVAALCRKAAKQIVAHEHEKVVIAPDDLKDYLGIAKFRYGHAEEENQIGSVTGLAWTEVGGEMLKIEVTVMPGTGKLTLTGKLGDVMKESAQAAFSYTRSRAEALHLEPNFHEKYDVHIHIPEGAIPKDGPSAGITIATALISALTNRYVSKDVAMTGEITLRGRVLPIGGLKEKSLAAHRAGIKKILVPKENERDLRDIPDSVKNDVTIVLVGHMDQVLEHALVEPITLSE, encoded by the coding sequence ATGGGCCTAACTAAAGCAAAAGGTCGCCGTATCCCTCTACTGCCCTTAAGGGGACTGCTTGTCTATCCTAGCATGGTATTGCACTTGGATGTCGGACGGGATAAGTCAGTTAAGGCTTTAGAGCGAGCAATGGTAGATGACAATATGATTCTGCTGTGTTCTCAATCGGACGTCAACATTGAAGATCCGGGTCAGGATGATATTTACTCGATTGGCACAATCGCCAAAGTCAAACATATGCTGAAGCTGCCGAATGGCACAATTCGCGTATTGATTGAAGGCGTCATCCGCGCTGAAATTCTGCAGTATGTGGATAATGAGGAATATTTCGAAGTTCAAGTGCAGGAGCTGCCGGAACAAGAACTATCCGATGCGGAGACCGATGCGCTGATGCGTACGGTGCTGAGCCAATTTGAATACTACATAAATCTGTCGAAGAAAGTAACGCCAGAGACCCTCGCAGCCGTAACGGATATTGAGGAGCCGGGGCGTCTAGCGGATGTCATTACAAGCCATTTGTCGCTCAAGATGAAAGATAAACAAGAAATTCTTGAGACGATAGATGTGACGGAACGGCTGGAGAAGCTGCTCGACATTCTGAATAACGAGCGTGAAGTGCTGGAGCTTGAACGCAAGATCAGCCAACGCGTGAAGAAGCAGATGGAGAAGACGCAGAAGGAATACTATCTGCGTGAACAGATGAAGGCGATCCAGAAGGAGCTTGGCGAGAAGGAAGGCCGTCTCGGCGAAGTGGAAGAACTGCGTGCGAAGCTTGCGGATTTGAATGCGCCGGAGTCGGTGCAGGAGAAGATCAACAAGGAAATTGATCGTCTAGAGAAGACGCCTGCATCTTCCGCAGAAGGCGGAGTCATCCGGAATTATGTTGATTGGTTACTATCTCTGCCTTGGTCGCATAAGACGGATGATCATCTGGATATTCAAGAAGCTGAGCGGATCTTAAATGAGGATCATTATGGTCTGGATAAACCGAAGGAACGTGTGCTTGAGTATCTTGCGGTGCAGCAGCTCGTCAAGCGGTTGAAAGGCCCTATTCTCTGTCTCGTTGGACCGCCTGGGGTGGGGAAGACCTCCTTGGCGCGATCAATCGCAAGATCGCTTGGCCGTCAATTCGTGCGCATCTCGCTTGGCGGCGTTCGGGATGAAGCAGAAATCCGCGGACACCGACGGACATACGTAGGGGCGATGCCAGGCCGAATCATTCAAGGCATGAAGACGGCCGGTTCCATGAATCCGGTGTTCTTGCTCGACGAGATCGACAAGATGGCGTCGGATTTCCGCGGCGACCCATCGGCAGCACTGCTCGAAGTGCTCGATCCGGAACAGAACAGCACCTTCAGCGATCATTTTGTCGAGCTGCCGTTCGATTTATCGAATGTCATGTTCGTGACGACGGCGAATGCGGTTCATAATATTCCAAGACCGCTGCTGGACCGGATGGAGATGCTCTATATCCCAGGCTATACGGAACTGGAGAAGCAGCAAATTGCAACGCAATATTTGGTACCGAAGCAGACGAAGGAGCATGGCTTACAGCCGGAACAGATCGAAATTGAGGATGCTGCACTCTTAAAGGTTATTCGAGAATATACCCGGGAATCAGGGGTTCGTAATCTGGAACAGCAGGTTGCCGCGCTCTGCCGGAAAGCAGCTAAGCAAATCGTTGCTCATGAGCATGAGAAGGTCGTCATTGCTCCGGATGATTTGAAGGATTACCTGGGCATTGCGAAATTCCGATATGGTCATGCTGAAGAAGAGAATCAGATCGGTTCGGTGACAGGCCTTGCTTGGACGGAGGTTGGCGGAGAAATGCTGAAAATCGAAGTCACCGTGATGCCGGGAACCGGGAAGTTGACGCTCACAGGCAAGCTTGGGGATGTCATGAAGGAATCGGCGCAAGCGGCGTTCAGCTATACGCGTTCACGCGCGGAAGCGCTGCATCTAGAACCGAATTTCCATGAAAAATATGATGTGCACATTCATATACCAGAAGGCGCGATTCCGAAGGATGGACCATCTGCGGGGATTACGATCGCTACAGCGCTGATCTCGGCGCTTACGAACCGCTATGTATCCAAGGATGTAGCTATGACAGGAGAGATCACATTGCGTGGTCGTGTGCTACCGATTGGCGGACTGAAAGAAAAATCTCTTGCTGCACATCGTGCTGGGATTAAGAAGATCCTCGTTCCGAAGGAGAATGAACGCGATCTGCGTGATATTCCAGATAGCGTCAAGAATGACGTGACCATCGTCCTCGTCGGACATATGGATCAAGTCCTGGAACACGCGCTTGTAGAACCGATCACGTTATCCGAATAA
- the yihA gene encoding ribosome biogenesis GTP-binding protein YihA/YsxC, with product MKVTQAEFIISAVGPDQYPDDALPEIALAGRSNVGKSSLINRMINRKNLARTSSQPGKTQCLNYYRINDLLYFVDFPGYGYAKVSKTQRQAWGKMIERYLLERDTLKLVLQVVDLRHPPSKDDIMMREWLIHYDIPTCVVMTKADKLPKSQWHKHMKVIKNDLQLTSENPMVMFSSEIGLGKDELWEIISRYTSSSEDSALDSTDDIGNPQS from the coding sequence ATGAAAGTAACACAAGCAGAATTCATTATAAGCGCTGTAGGACCTGACCAATACCCTGATGATGCCTTGCCGGAGATTGCTCTGGCAGGGCGTTCTAATGTTGGCAAGTCCTCGCTTATTAACCGTATGATTAACCGCAAAAATTTGGCGCGGACAAGCTCGCAGCCCGGCAAGACGCAATGTCTGAACTATTACCGCATTAATGATCTATTATATTTTGTGGATTTTCCGGGGTACGGCTATGCCAAAGTATCGAAGACCCAGCGTCAGGCGTGGGGAAAGATGATCGAGCGCTATCTGCTGGAACGCGATACGCTTAAATTGGTCCTACAGGTTGTCGATCTGCGTCATCCGCCTTCGAAGGACGATATCATGATGCGTGAATGGCTGATTCATTATGATATTCCGACCTGTGTCGTGATGACGAAGGCTGATAAACTGCCGAAGAGTCAATGGCATAAGCATATGAAAGTCATCAAAAATGATCTGCAGTTAACCTCGGAGAATCCGATGGTGATGTTCTCGTCGGAGATTGGCCTCGGCAAGGACGAGCTGTGGGAGATTATTAGCCGTTATACCTCCTCTTCAGAAGATTCCGCCTTGGATTCAACAGATGATATAGGGAATCCGCAAAGTTAG
- a CDS encoding cytochrome C assembly family protein, whose amino-acid sequence MGDRNGVGGEGLMLTQNWIYDAIIYIYALSLLFYFSDFAQPNRSAKRMGTGLLLFVWGLQTIFLASKLIEQPAVPLLSVLEFMFLLSWLLVTISLLISFFFKIEYIVFIVNVIGFAVLLLNLFSSPIGEQRLEHWQIVKEILILHVAFAIISFAAFTIGTIFSGMYMYLHRKLKDKQWDDSVRRLPSLEKIDRYANLSIMVGTPLLILSLAVAVSSIYVEEKLNLLLDVKVLLTFVAAICYVYYIIKRVSLKTTGYRLARWALLAYALMVLNFAVNSFSTFHHWIWE is encoded by the coding sequence ATGGGCGACCGTAACGGAGTAGGTGGTGAAGGATTGATGTTAACTCAGAATTGGATATATGATGCGATTATTTATATATACGCCCTGAGCCTTCTGTTTTATTTCTCTGATTTTGCACAGCCAAATCGGAGTGCGAAGCGGATGGGCACGGGGCTTCTTCTTTTTGTATGGGGCCTGCAGACCATTTTCCTTGCTAGTAAATTAATTGAGCAGCCGGCTGTTCCATTATTGTCGGTTCTTGAATTTATGTTTTTATTATCTTGGCTGCTCGTCACGATATCGCTGCTTATTAGTTTCTTTTTCAAGATTGAATATATCGTGTTTATCGTCAATGTCATTGGGTTTGCCGTCCTCTTACTTAATTTATTTAGCAGTCCGATCGGGGAGCAGCGGCTGGAGCATTGGCAGATCGTCAAGGAGATTCTGATTCTGCACGTAGCCTTCGCAATAATCAGCTTCGCTGCATTTACGATCGGTACCATATTCTCGGGTATGTATATGTACCTGCATCGGAAATTGAAGGATAAGCAATGGGATGATTCGGTGCGTCGGTTACCGAGCCTTGAGAAGATTGATCGTTATGCGAACCTGTCGATCATGGTTGGCACGCCGCTCTTGATTCTATCACTCGCTGTCGCGGTCTCATCGATCTATGTGGAGGAGAAGCTGAATCTGCTCCTTGATGTGAAGGTGCTGCTTACATTCGTCGCAGCAATTTGTTACGTGTATTATATTATTAAAAGAGTATCGCTTAAAACTACAGGATATCGATTGGCACGTTGGGCGCTGCTTGCGTACGCGCTCATGGTGCTCAATTTCGCTGTCAATTCGTTCTCGACATTCCATCATTGGATATGGGAGTGA
- the ispG gene encoding flavodoxin-dependent (E)-4-hydroxy-3-methylbut-2-enyl-diphosphate synthase, whose product MFHRKQTRPIKVGNLTIGGSNEVIIQSMCTTKTANVEATVAEILRLEEAGCQVVRVTVNNMEAAEAIKEIKKQIHIPLVADIHFDYRLALAAIENGIDKVRINPGNIGRREKVEAVVKACKEKGIPIRIGVNAGSLENHLLEKYGYPTAEAMVESAKFHIGILEELDFHNIIVSLKASDVPMAIEAYRMASESFDYPLHLGITEAGTLFTGAVKSAAGIGALLSMGIGSTVRISLSADPVEEVKVAREILKSFGLISNAATLISCPTCGRLDIDLFTIANEVEEYISKIKVPIKVSVLGCAVNGPGEAREADIGIAGARGEGMLFRYGEMIRKVPEAELLNELKKEIDVIVDVYNRTGEIPGRKQHV is encoded by the coding sequence ATGTTCCATAGAAAGCAGACGCGTCCGATTAAAGTCGGCAACTTAACGATTGGCGGCAGTAACGAAGTTATTATTCAGAGCATGTGTACGACGAAGACAGCGAATGTCGAAGCGACCGTCGCCGAGATCCTTCGTCTGGAAGAAGCCGGTTGTCAGGTGGTCCGCGTGACGGTGAATAATATGGAAGCGGCTGAAGCGATCAAAGAGATCAAGAAGCAGATTCATATTCCACTCGTTGCGGATATCCATTTCGATTATCGTCTTGCCCTCGCGGCAATCGAGAACGGGATTGATAAAGTTCGGATAAATCCGGGGAATATCGGTCGTCGTGAGAAGGTCGAAGCGGTTGTTAAGGCATGTAAGGAGAAGGGAATCCCGATTCGGATCGGCGTAAATGCGGGCTCGCTTGAGAACCATCTGCTTGAGAAGTATGGGTACCCAACGGCTGAAGCGATGGTAGAGAGCGCGAAGTTCCATATCGGAATCTTGGAAGAGCTTGATTTCCACAATATCATCGTGTCGCTTAAAGCTTCGGATGTACCGATGGCGATTGAAGCCTACCGGATGGCGTCGGAGAGCTTCGACTATCCGCTACACTTAGGGATTACAGAGGCGGGAACGTTGTTCACGGGTGCTGTGAAGAGTGCTGCTGGGATCGGTGCGCTATTATCGATGGGTATTGGCTCGACGGTTCGTATCTCCTTGAGTGCGGATCCTGTTGAAGAGGTGAAGGTTGCGCGTGAAATTCTCAAATCTTTTGGTTTGATCTCGAATGCAGCAACGCTCATTTCTTGTCCAACCTGTGGACGTCTTGATATTGACCTCTTCACGATTGCGAACGAAGTGGAAGAGTATATCTCGAAAATTAAGGTACCGATCAAAGTATCCGTATTAGGCTGTGCGGTGAATGGTCCGGGTGAAGCCAGAGAGGCGGATATCGGTATCGCTGGGGCCCGCGGTGAAGGGATGTTGTTCCGTTATGGAGAAATGATCCGGAAGGTACCTGAAGCAGAGCTGCTCAATGAGTTGAAGAAAGAAATTGATGTGATTGTTGATGTCTATAATCGCACGGGAGAAATCCCGGGACGTAAACAGCACGTTTAA